One part of the Drosophila teissieri strain GT53w chromosome 3R, Prin_Dtei_1.1, whole genome shotgun sequence genome encodes these proteins:
- the LOC122619958 gene encoding hexokinase type 1, with protein MSISFNPEEDFPEVYKVCKLFHPSVEDLEKIRSSMDREITMGLSRDHHDRSTVPCHLSYVQDLPSGRERGQFLALEMMPTNCRIMLVKFSSENDIYTSSKCVIMPHTVAAGRGTELFNFLANSIANFVKEKKVEKENLPLGIAFAFTLKKHALDMGILVSWTKEFGAQGVIGKDVVQLLRDALAKFSDISVEVMGIINVGAGSLLGLCWAQPDTRMGLVMGSIANSCYVERVERCELYEGDEERKIMIINSDWAHFGDTGQLDFIRNEFDRQLDTESINPGSRIYEKFSGALCMGELVRIIVLRLMKSGSIFAEDRRDYIGIQWKLDMVSLIEIVSDPPGVYTKAQEVMDKFRIRHCKERDLAALKYICDTVTNRAAMLVASGVSCLINRMHLPEISIAVDGGIYRLHPTFSAVLNKYTRMLTDPKYKFEFVITQDSCGVGAAIMAGMAHANKYKTDAKLFTMDY; from the coding sequence ATGTCCATCTCATTTAATCCGGAGGAGGACTTTCCGGAGGTGTACAAGGTCTGCAAGCTGTTCCATCCGAGCGTTGAGGACCTTGAGAAGATTAGAAGCTCCATGGACCGCGAGATTACGATGGGACTGAGTCGCGATCACCACGATCGCTCGACGGTTCCGTGCCACTTGAGCTATGTGCAGGACTTGCCATCGGGCAGGGAGCGTGGTCAGTTCTTGGCCCTGGAGATGATGCCCACCAACTGCCGGATAATGCTGGTGAAGTTCAGTAGCGAGAACGACATATATACCAGTTCCAAGTGCGTGATAATGCCACACACTGTGGCAGCGGGTCGGGGAACCGAGCTCTTCAACTTTCTGGCCAACAGCATTGCCAATTTCGTGAAGGAGAAGAAGGTGGAGAAGGAGAATCTGCCGCTGGGCATAGCCTTTGCCTTCACCCTGAAAAAGCATGCCCTGGACATGGGCATCCTTGTGTCGTGGACCAAGGAGTTTGGCGCCCAAGGCGTCATCGGCAAGGATGTGGTCCAGCTGCTGCGCGATGCACTGGCCAAGTTCTCCGACATATCCGTCGAGGTCATGGGCATCATCAATGTGGGCGCCGGTTCCCTGCTGGGTCTGTGCTGGGCCCAGCCGGATACGCGGATGGGCTTGGTCATGGGCAGTATTGCCAATAGCTGCTATGTGGAGAGGGTCGAGAGGTGTGAGTTGTACGAGGGTGATGAGGAGCGAAAGATAATGATCATCAATTCGGATTGGGCCCACTTCGGGGACACGGGGCAGTTGGATTTCATACGCAACGAATTCGATCGCCAGCTGGACACCGAGTCCATAAATCCGGGCAGTCGCATCTATGAGAAGTTCAGTGGCGCCCTCTGCATGGGGGAATTGGTTCGCATTATCGTGCTGCGCCTGATGAAATCGGGCTCCATCTTCGCCGAGGACAGGCGCGATTACATAGGCATCCAGTGGAAGCTGGACATGGTGTCGCTGATCGAAATAGTCTCCGATCCCCCGGGCGTCTATACGAAGGCCCAGGAGGTGATGGACAAGTTCCGCATACGCCACTGCAAGGAGCGGGATCTGGCTGCCCTGAAGTATATCTGCGATACGGTGACCAATCGAGCTGCCATGCTGGTGGCCAGTGGCGTGTCCTGCCTCATCAACCGCATGCACCTGCCGGAGATCTCGATCGCCGTGGATGGCGGCATCTACCGCCTTCATCCCACCTTCTCCGCCGTGCTGAACAAGTACACCCGCATGCTAACCGACCCCAAGTACAAGTTCGAGTTCGTCATCACCCAGGACAGTTGCGGCGTGGGAGCGGCCATTATGGCGGGCATGGCCCACGCCAACAAGTACAAAACGGACGCCAAGTTGTTTACCATGGATTACTAG
- the LOC122619957 gene encoding hexokinase type 2, translating into MRRTSGLFTHSLFGPVLKIFFRDGKMPSLVNTEIEAAVKGFLIDQEKMTEVVERMTKEIKMGLAKDTHSRAVIKCFVSHVQDLPTGKERGKYLALDLGGSTFRVLLVNLLSEADVEIVSKSFNFPVTLMSGSGKALFDFLAECLSEFCHYHGLENESLPLGFTFSFPVQQQGLSKGILVAWTKGFSCEGVVGKNVVTLLQEAIDRRGDMKVNTVAILNDTVGTLMSCAFYHPNCRIGLIVGTGSNACYVEKTVNAECFEGYQTSPKPSMIINCEWGAFGDNGVLEFVRTTYDKIVDKVTPNPGKQTFEKCISGMYMGELVRLVVMDMVARDLMFHGTSSQKIQERWSFKSSYISDIESDAPGEYRSCNKVLSELGIVGCQEPDKEALRFICEAVSSRSAKLCACGLVTIINKMNINEVVIGIDGSVYRFHPKYHDLLQFHMKKLLKPGVKFELVVSEDGSGRGAALVAATAVKAKL; encoded by the exons ATGAGAAGGACGTCTGGACTTTTCACTCATTCTCTATTTGGCCCTGTACTGAAAATTTTCTTTCGTGACGGAAAAATGCCGAGCCTGGTTAACACGGAAATAGAGGCCGCGGTCAAGGGCTTCCTCATCGACCAGGAGAAGATGACCGAGGTGGTGGAGCGCATGACCAAGGAGATCAAGATGGGCCTGGCCAAGGACACGCACTCGCGGGCGGTGATCAAGTGCTTCGTCAGCCATGTGCAGGATCTTCCCACTGGCAAGGAGCGGGGCAAGTACTTGGCACTGGATCTGGGCGGCTCCACTTTCAGGGTGCTTCTCGTGAATCTGCTTAGCGAAGCGGACGTGGAGATCGTGTCGAAGAGTTTCAATTTTCCCGTAACCCTGATGTCCGGATCTGGAAAGGCGCTATTCGACTTCCTGGCCGAGTGTCTGTCGGAGTTTTGCCACTACCATGGCCTGGAGAACGAGTCACTGCCGCTGGGCTTCACCTTCTCGTTTCCGGTCCAGCAGCAGGGACTCTCCAAGGGCATCCTAGTGGCCTGGACCAAAGGATTCAGCTGCGAAGGCGTGGTGGGCAAGAATGTG GTAACTCTGCTCCAGGAGGCCATCGATCGCAGGGGCGACATGAAGGTGAACACAGTGGCCATTCTCAACGATACGGTGGGCACCCTGATGTCCTGCGCTTTCTACCATCCCAACTGCCGCATAGGACTGATCGTGGGAACCGGCAGCAATGCGTGCTATGTGGAGAAGACAGTAAATGCCGAATGCTTCGAGGGATATCAGACCAGTCCCAAGCCGTCGATGATCATCAACTGCGAGTGGGGCGCCTTCGGGGACAATGGTGTGCTGGAGTTCGTTCGCACCACCTACGACAAGATCGTCGACAAGGTAACGCCCAATCCCGGCAAGCAGACGTTCGAAAAGTGCATCTCGGGCATGTATATGGGTGAGCTGGTGCGTTTGGTCGTCATGGACATGGTAGCCAGAGACCTTATGTTCCACGGCACCAGTTCCCAAAAGATCCAGGAGCGCTGGAGCTTCAAGTCCTCCTATATTTCCGACATTGAAAGCGATGCACCGGGAGAGTATCGCAGCTGCAACAAGGTCCTCAGCGAACTGGGCATCGTGGGCTGCCAGGAACCGGACAAGGAGGCCCTGCGATTCATCTGCGAGGCAGTGTCCTCCAGGTCAGCCAAGTTGTGTGCCTGCGGCCTGGTCACGATCATCAACAAGATGAACATCAACGAGGTGGTCATCGGCATCGACGGCAGCGTGTATCGCTTCCATCCCAAGTACCACGATCTGCTGCAGTTCCACATGAAGAAGCTGCTCAAGCCGGGCGTCAAGTTCGAACTCGTTGTCTCGGAGGACGGATCCGGCAGAGGAGCCGCTCTGGTGGCGGCCACGGCTGTCAAGGCCAAGCTCTAA
- the LOC122620169 gene encoding helix-loop-helix protein delilah — protein MKSNTYELHNYADLNDMASATDAKDSRKRKTASARGEKYSLRQKRQKRGSNEDGEATSLPDFQLELDPIAEPASKSRKNAPTKSKTKAPPLSKYRRKTANARERTRMREINTAFETLRHCVPEAIKGEDAANTNEKLTKITTLRLAMKYITMLTDSMRDPSYESEFIGECLEESANREARVDLDASEEAEVEVELPVPVAKKPAKTKGSGKKSSAASKRQSQKQAKAVPQMPAISSGESCYATSSIGSPASSAYASLSSSSSNSHSSSSSPGLELDTLAGLNGLSALDSLLLDASDGDSLSCLSPGYGSLLTGSGESLLPGCRGDLPMSGLEKSDVELSLRLLDQSSKDSFDFASDQQPSACISSFSALDGYPFDLLHSDFPDMFLT, from the coding sequence ATGAAGTCCAATACGTACGAGCTGCACAACTACGCCGATCTGAATGACATGGCCTCCGCGACGGACGCCAAGGATTCGCGCAAGAGGAAGACGGCCAGTGCGCGTGGCGAGAAGTACTCCCTGCGACAGAAGCGTCAGAAGAGGGGCTCCAACGAGGACGGAGAAGCCACCAGCCTGCCCGACTTTCAACTGGAACTGGATCCCATCGCGGAGCCGGCTAGTAAATCGAGGAAGAACGCACCCACCAAGTCCAAGACGAAAGCACCGCCACTGAGCAAATACAGGCGAAAAACTGCGAATGCCCGGGAGCGCACTAGAATGCGTGAGATCAACACGGCGTTCGAGACCCTGAGGCATTGTGTGCCCGAGGCGATAAAGGGCGAGGATGCGGCCAATACCAACGAGAAGCTGACCAAGATCACCACCCTGCGACTGGCCATGAAGTACATCACCATGCTGACCGACTCGATGCGGGATCCCAGCTATGAGAGCGAGTTCATAGGCGAGTGTCTGGAGGAGAGTGCCAATCGGGAGGCGCGAGTGGACTTGGATGCGAGCGAGGAGGCCGAGGTGGAAGTGGAGCTACCCGTTCCCGTGGCAAAGAAACCAGCCAAGACCAAGGGCAGTGGCAAGAAGAGCTCCGCCGCCAGCAAACGACAGAGCCAAAAGCAGGCCAAGGCAGTGCCCCAGATGCCAGCAATAAGTTCCGGTGAGTCGTGCTACGCCACCTCCTCGATTGGATCgcccgcctcctccgcctACGCATCGctctcctcgtcgtcgtcgaatagccacagcagcagcagcagtccgGGTCTGGAGCTGGACACTCTGGCGGGACTGAACGGGCTCAGCGCCCTGGACTCCCTGCTGCTGGACGCCTCCGATGGGGATTCCCTGTCCTGTCTGAGTCCCGGCTACGGAAGTCTGCTCACTGGCAGCGGGGAGTCCCTGCTGCCCGGCTGCCGAGGAGATCTGCCCATGTCGGGTCTGGAGAAGTCGGATGTGGAGCTTAGTTTGCGATTGCTGGACCAGAGCTCCAAGGATTCCTTCGACTTTGCCAGCGACCAGCAACCATCGGCCTGCATTAGTTCGTTCTCCGCTCTGGATGGCTATCCTTTCGACCTGCTGCACAGCGATTTTCCGGATATGTTTCTCACGTGA
- the LOC122620796 gene encoding golgin subfamily A member 7 has product MSQGGGATPAGGNPTALQATGGGVVFSKVFIQRDYSEGTSVKFHTRLPAELEGMIERHVFEATINRLNEFYAEAEEGSCGTYCEGCIGCITAYLIYMCSETHYEKTLRKISKFVASQNERIYNAKGLQLIDPTYRGLRVIEITIFDRPGRT; this is encoded by the exons ATGTCCCAAGGCGGCGGCGCTACTCCAGCGGGCGGCAATCCCACAGCGCTCCAGGCGACCGGAGGGGGCGTGGTCTTCAGCAAGGTCTTCATCCAGCGCGACTACAGCGAAGGAACCTCCGTCAAGTTCCACACACGGCTGCCCGCCGAACTGGAGGGCATG ATTGAACGACACGTCTTCGAGGCCACCATCAACAGGCTAAACGAGTTCTACGCCGAGGCGGAGGAGGGATCCTGCGGCACCTACTGCGAGGGCTGCATTGGCTGCATCACGGCCTACTTGATCTACATGTGCTCCGAGACGCACTACGAAAAG ACCCTTCGCAAGATATCCAAATTTGTGGCTTCCCAAAACGAACGCATTTACAACGCCAAGGGCCTGCAGCTGATCGACCCAACTTATCGGGGACTTCGCGTCATAGAGATTACAATATTCGATCGTCCGGGGCGAACGTGA